The following are encoded together in the Lactuca sativa cultivar Salinas chromosome 1, Lsat_Salinas_v11, whole genome shotgun sequence genome:
- the LOC111901550 gene encoding serine/threonine-protein kinase STY8 isoform X1, with protein MAIFSVIEEGSSSSSSIEDNKYEYDVFLSFRGHDTRSSFTNHLNHALTRANISTCMDDEEYHKTGDLKQEWLRVIKASRASVIVLSQNYARSTWCLNELVLILEQRMTSNHIVIPIFYHVRPIHVRKLQGSFGDAMAMHKKAVEAETSEEKRSQWAQKIDVWIKALQEVTDLKGMNVRDWRETEFIDEIVKEIYCRLGLSSRSSLRQLIGMDYSVNLVTSWLKDASSHTTDILTILGIGGIGKTTLAKYVYELHYSEFDTCSFIEDISRRCDEHFNGLVDLQKQLYDGISKTSPIQVHDVSMYTSKIETVLASRKVFLVLDDIDNLMQLNALLGSKVFLPGSKVIITTKDAWLTERCALFKSNIKPRHIKHKIEGLSDIKVSEKTEMHNQNSHPLDPQGLNEPLLRYPEMTQPNHSKIPLDAVKSCTQNFNERNFIGKGGYGRVYKGFLSWGNHVDQLVAVKRLDVTGFQGNKEFHTELTMLSQYQHNNIIRLIGFCDDNKEMILVYEYASHRSLDIYLCNSALSNGLSWTQLLKICIGIASALDYLHNHVAEKHRIIHRDIKCANILLDENWNAKLADFGLARIGLANQKNTIVITNPAGTPGYCDPQYERTGFLTKESDVYSFGVVLFEVLCGRLACVLDYHDERRFLHHLARTCYKDGELDKIIDHRIRNDIRPKTLLKFSAIAYQCLQETREERPTIAEVAFQLKEAMKMQFEVEMLQDVLPPTLPQSWL; from the exons ATGGCTATTTTCTCTGTTATCGAAGAaggatcttcatcttcttcatcaattGAGGATAATAAGTATGAGTATGATGTATTTTTAAGTTTTAGAGGTCATGATACTCGTAGTAGTTTCACCAATCACCTGAATCATGCCCTTACCCGTGCCAATATCTCTACCTGCATGGATGATGAAGAGTATCATAAAACGGGAGATCTGAAACAGGAATGGCTGAGAGTGATTAAAGCATCTAGGGCTTCTGTGATTGTGTTGTCTCAGAATTATGCTAGGTCGACATGGTGCCTTAATGAATTGGTGCTTATCCTCGAGCAACGTATGACATCAAACCATATTGTTATCCCCATCTTTTATCATGTTAGGCCCATCCATGTCAGGAAGCTACAAGGTAGCTTCGGAGATGCGATGGCTATGCATAAAAAAGCAGTGGAGGCAGAGACAAGTGAAGAAAAAAGAAGTCAATGGGCTCAAAAGATTGATGTGTGGATTAAAGCACTTCAAGAAGTTACTGATTTAAAAGGGATGAACGTACGTGACTG GCGAGAGACAGAGTTCATTGATGAAATTGTTAAGGAGATCTACTGTAGATTAGGTTTATCGTCAAGGAGTTCTCTGCGACAACTTATCGGGATGGATTATTCCGTGAATTTGGTCACTTCATGGTTGAAAGATGCATCATCTCACACCACAGATATACTCACTATTTTGGGTATAGGTGGGATAGGGAAGACAACTTTAGCAAAATATGTCTATGAATTACATTATTCTGAATTCGATACATGCAGCTTTATTGAAGATATCAGTAGAAGATGTGATGAACATTTCAATGGCTTGGTTGATTTACAAAAACAACTATATGATGGCATTTCAAAAACAAGTCCAATTCAAGTCCATGATGTTTCTATGTACACCTCAAAGATAGAGACTGTATTAGCTAGTAGAAAGGTGTTTCTGGTCCTCGATGATATTGATAATCTAATGCAGCTGAATGCATTACTTGGGAGCAAAGTTTTTCTTCCAGGAAGCAAAGTCATTATAACAACAAAGGATGCATGGTTAACAGAAAGGTGTGCACTATTCAAATCAAATATTAAACCCAGGCATATAAAGCACAAGATTGAAGGCTTAAGTGACATTAAGGTTTCTGAGAAGACAGAAATGCATAATCAAAATTCACATCCACTTGACCCTCAAGGTTTAAATGAACCGCTACTAAGATATCCAGAG ATGACGCAGCCAAACCACTCCAAAATCCCCCTCGATGCCGTAAAAAGTTGTACCCAAAACTTCAATGAAAGAAATTTCATAGGGAAGGGTGGGTATGGAAGAGTTTACAAGGGATTCCTCTCTTGGGGGAATCATGTAGACCAGCTAGTTGCGGTAAAACGGCTAGATGTCACTGGGTTTCAAGGCAACAAGGAGTTCCACACGGAGCTCACAATGCTTTCACAGTATCAACACAACAATATTATAAGACTTATAGGCTTTTGCGACGATAACAAGGAGATGATCCttgtttatgaatatgcaagccATAGAAGCCTTGACATTTATTTATGTAACTCTGCTTTGTCCAATGGATTGTCATGGACACAACTCCTCAAAATATGCATTGGCATTGCTTCTGCATTGGACTATCTTCATAATCACGTGGCAGAAAAACACAGAATAATCCACCGTGATATAAAATGTGCAAATATTTTGCTGGATGAGAATTGGAATGCAAAACTTGCAGATTTTGGGTTGGCTAGGATAGGACTAGCAAATCAAAAAAACACCATAGTGATCACTAACCCTGCTGGCACGCCAGGTTATTGTGACCCGCAATACGAAAGAACAGGTTTCCTAACAAAAGAATCTGATGTATATTCCTTCGGTGTGGTTTTGTTTGAAGTTTTGTGTGGAAGGCTGGCGTGTGTTTTAGATTATCATGATGAGCGGCGATTTCTCCATCATTTGGCCAGAACCTGCTACAAAGATGGAGAGCTAGACAAGATTATTGATCACAGAATAAGGAACGATATCAGACCAAAAACATTACTCAAGTTTTCAGCTATTGCATATCAATGCTTGCAAGAAACTCGGGAAGAACGCCCTACAATTGCTGAGGTTGCATTCCAACTTAAGGAGGCCATGAAAATGCAA TTTGAAGTTGAGATGCTCCAAGATGTGTTACCTCCAACACTACCTCAGTCATGGCTTTAA
- the LOC111901550 gene encoding serine/threonine-protein kinase STY8 isoform X2 → MAIFSVIEEGSSSSSSIEDNKYEYDVFLSFRGHDTRSSFTNHLNHALTRANISTCMDDEEYHKTGDLKQEWLRVIKASRASVIVLSQNYARSTWCLNELVLILEQRMTSNHIVIPIFYHVRPIHVRKLQGSFGDAMAMHKKAVEAETSEEKRSQWAQKIDVWIKALQEVTDLKGMNVRDWRETEFIDEIVKEIYCRLGLSSRSSLRQLIGMDYSVNLVTSWLKDASSHTTDILTILGIGGIGKTTLAKYVYELHYSEFDTCSFIEDISRRCDEHFNGLVDLQKQLYDGISKTSPIQVHDVSMYTSKIETVLASRKVFLVLDDIDNLMQLNALLGSKVFLPGSKVIITTKDAWLTERCALFKSNIKPRHIKHKIEGLSDIKVSEKTEMHNQNSHPLDPQGLNEPLLRYPEMTQPNHSKIPLDAVKSCTQNFNERNFIGKGGYGRVYKGFLSWGNHVDQLVAVKRLDVTGFQGNKEFHTELTMLSQYQHNNIIRLIGFCDDNKEMILVYEYASHRSLDIYLCNSALSNGLSWTQLLKICIGIASALDYLHNHVAEKHRIIHRDIKCANILLDENWNAKLADFGLARIGLANQKNTIVITNPAGTPGYCDPQYERTGFLTKESDVYSFGVVLFEVLCGRLACVLDYHDERRFLHHLARTCYKDGELDKIIDHRIRNDIRPKTLLKFSAIAYQCLQETREERPTIAEVAFQLKEAMKMQLRVNRSSKMISLLRKTPQ, encoded by the exons ATGGCTATTTTCTCTGTTATCGAAGAaggatcttcatcttcttcatcaattGAGGATAATAAGTATGAGTATGATGTATTTTTAAGTTTTAGAGGTCATGATACTCGTAGTAGTTTCACCAATCACCTGAATCATGCCCTTACCCGTGCCAATATCTCTACCTGCATGGATGATGAAGAGTATCATAAAACGGGAGATCTGAAACAGGAATGGCTGAGAGTGATTAAAGCATCTAGGGCTTCTGTGATTGTGTTGTCTCAGAATTATGCTAGGTCGACATGGTGCCTTAATGAATTGGTGCTTATCCTCGAGCAACGTATGACATCAAACCATATTGTTATCCCCATCTTTTATCATGTTAGGCCCATCCATGTCAGGAAGCTACAAGGTAGCTTCGGAGATGCGATGGCTATGCATAAAAAAGCAGTGGAGGCAGAGACAAGTGAAGAAAAAAGAAGTCAATGGGCTCAAAAGATTGATGTGTGGATTAAAGCACTTCAAGAAGTTACTGATTTAAAAGGGATGAACGTACGTGACTG GCGAGAGACAGAGTTCATTGATGAAATTGTTAAGGAGATCTACTGTAGATTAGGTTTATCGTCAAGGAGTTCTCTGCGACAACTTATCGGGATGGATTATTCCGTGAATTTGGTCACTTCATGGTTGAAAGATGCATCATCTCACACCACAGATATACTCACTATTTTGGGTATAGGTGGGATAGGGAAGACAACTTTAGCAAAATATGTCTATGAATTACATTATTCTGAATTCGATACATGCAGCTTTATTGAAGATATCAGTAGAAGATGTGATGAACATTTCAATGGCTTGGTTGATTTACAAAAACAACTATATGATGGCATTTCAAAAACAAGTCCAATTCAAGTCCATGATGTTTCTATGTACACCTCAAAGATAGAGACTGTATTAGCTAGTAGAAAGGTGTTTCTGGTCCTCGATGATATTGATAATCTAATGCAGCTGAATGCATTACTTGGGAGCAAAGTTTTTCTTCCAGGAAGCAAAGTCATTATAACAACAAAGGATGCATGGTTAACAGAAAGGTGTGCACTATTCAAATCAAATATTAAACCCAGGCATATAAAGCACAAGATTGAAGGCTTAAGTGACATTAAGGTTTCTGAGAAGACAGAAATGCATAATCAAAATTCACATCCACTTGACCCTCAAGGTTTAAATGAACCGCTACTAAGATATCCAGAG ATGACGCAGCCAAACCACTCCAAAATCCCCCTCGATGCCGTAAAAAGTTGTACCCAAAACTTCAATGAAAGAAATTTCATAGGGAAGGGTGGGTATGGAAGAGTTTACAAGGGATTCCTCTCTTGGGGGAATCATGTAGACCAGCTAGTTGCGGTAAAACGGCTAGATGTCACTGGGTTTCAAGGCAACAAGGAGTTCCACACGGAGCTCACAATGCTTTCACAGTATCAACACAACAATATTATAAGACTTATAGGCTTTTGCGACGATAACAAGGAGATGATCCttgtttatgaatatgcaagccATAGAAGCCTTGACATTTATTTATGTAACTCTGCTTTGTCCAATGGATTGTCATGGACACAACTCCTCAAAATATGCATTGGCATTGCTTCTGCATTGGACTATCTTCATAATCACGTGGCAGAAAAACACAGAATAATCCACCGTGATATAAAATGTGCAAATATTTTGCTGGATGAGAATTGGAATGCAAAACTTGCAGATTTTGGGTTGGCTAGGATAGGACTAGCAAATCAAAAAAACACCATAGTGATCACTAACCCTGCTGGCACGCCAGGTTATTGTGACCCGCAATACGAAAGAACAGGTTTCCTAACAAAAGAATCTGATGTATATTCCTTCGGTGTGGTTTTGTTTGAAGTTTTGTGTGGAAGGCTGGCGTGTGTTTTAGATTATCATGATGAGCGGCGATTTCTCCATCATTTGGCCAGAACCTGCTACAAAGATGGAGAGCTAGACAAGATTATTGATCACAGAATAAGGAACGATATCAGACCAAAAACATTACTCAAGTTTTCAGCTATTGCATATCAATGCTTGCAAGAAACTCGGGAAGAACGCCCTACAATTGCTGAGGTTGCATTCCAACTTAAGGAGGCCATGAAAATGCAA TTAAGAGTTAACAGATCATCCAAGATGATATCACTTTTGAGGAAGACACCACAATAA